In the genome of Arcobacter sp. F155, one region contains:
- a CDS encoding MFS transporter, giving the protein MPLKKINPDNIYNKLVNEEDARVCKAIDEKACKVVPGNFLLTIISYFFNKLADAVANAKVVLPWIMESLNVPLFLISFLVPIKESGSLLPQLFIAAYVRKLPIRKWVWSLGTFLQALCMFGIALVAWNMEGLNAGLSIIALLIAMSLARGLCSVAAKDVVGKTIPKTRRGALNGLSAMLAGLLVVVLGVYFLLNGEKPFSAQNFGVLLSLAGFFWILASITYGQIKEYPGETDGGGNAFTVAISKLGILKTDKPFRLFVITRALFLCSVLSAPFFVIIAQQNSDANAYLLGLFILSSGLADLLSANFWGKFSDVSSKRVMIIGATIATTVGFIVVFIDFFYKELFSIIWIMPIIYFILSIGYQGIRIGRKTYITDLAEGNKRTDYVAVSNTLIGFILLLSGLIGTLSSFIGLGGIILVLSLVGVLAIYLAKQLPEVQED; this is encoded by the coding sequence ATGCCTTTAAAGAAAATCAATCCTGATAATATTTACAATAAACTTGTAAATGAAGAAGATGCCAGAGTTTGTAAAGCCATTGATGAAAAAGCTTGCAAGGTAGTCCCTGGCAACTTCCTTCTTACTATTATCTCTTATTTTTTTAATAAACTTGCAGATGCAGTTGCAAATGCAAAAGTTGTCTTACCTTGGATAATGGAGAGTTTAAATGTTCCATTATTTCTTATTAGTTTTTTAGTTCCAATAAAAGAATCAGGTTCCTTACTTCCTCAACTATTTATAGCTGCCTATGTTAGAAAACTTCCCATTAGAAAATGGGTTTGGTCTTTAGGAACTTTTCTACAAGCCTTGTGTATGTTTGGGATAGCCCTAGTTGCTTGGAATATGGAAGGCTTAAATGCTGGACTTTCAATCATTGCTTTACTTATTGCTATGAGTTTAGCAAGGGGTTTATGCTCTGTTGCTGCAAAAGATGTAGTAGGAAAGACTATTCCTAAAACAAGACGTGGAGCACTAAATGGTCTATCAGCTATGCTTGCAGGTTTACTTGTTGTAGTGCTGGGAGTTTACTTTTTATTAAATGGTGAAAAACCATTTTCAGCACAAAACTTTGGGGTTTTACTTTCTCTTGCAGGATTTTTTTGGATATTAGCTTCTATTACTTATGGTCAAATAAAAGAGTATCCAGGAGAGACTGATGGTGGAGGAAATGCTTTTACTGTAGCTATTTCTAAACTTGGTATTTTAAAAACAGACAAACCTTTTAGACTATTTGTTATTACAAGAGCTTTGTTTCTTTGTTCTGTTTTATCTGCACCTTTTTTTGTAATTATTGCTCAACAAAATAGTGATGCAAATGCTTACCTTTTAGGTCTTTTTATTCTTTCTAGTGGTTTAGCTGATTTGTTATCTGCAAACTTTTGGGGTAAGTTTTCTGATGTTTCTAGTAAGAGGGTTATGATTATTGGAGCAACTATTGCAACTACAGTTGGTTTTATAGTAGTTTTCATAGACTTTTTTTATAAAGAGTTATTTTCTATCATTTGGATTATGCCTATTATCTATTTTATTTTAAGTATTGGATATCAAGGTATTAGAATAGGTAGAAAAACTTATATTACTGATTTAGCAGAAGGAAATAAAAGAACAGACTACGTTGCTGTAAGTAATACTTTAATAGGCTTTATCTTACTTTTAAGTGGTCTAATTGGAACACTTAGTTCTTTTATAGGACTTGGTGGAATAATCCTTGTATTATCTCTTGTAGGGGTATTGGCTATTTATTTAGCAAAACAGTTGCCTGAAGTTCAAGAAGATTAA
- the hisA gene encoding 1-(5-phosphoribosyl)-5-[(5-phosphoribosylamino)methylideneamino]imidazole-4-carboxamide isomerase codes for MDILPAIDLKDGKAVRLSKGLMDSAKIYSDEPWQVAKRFEELGSKWVHVVDLNGAFAGEPANLEQIKKIKENCNLKIEVGGGIRDEETIKMYVELGIDRLILGSIAVKDPQFVKDMAAKYPIAVGIDAMNGMVAVEGWAEVSTMKATDLAKEFANAGVEAIICTDISKDGMLCGVNVEFTESIALASGVDTIASGGVKDINDITNCKANGNIAGVIVGKAFYEGTLDLEEGFKAL; via the coding sequence ATGGATATTTTACCAGCAATTGATCTTAAAGATGGAAAAGCTGTAAGACTTAGTAAAGGACTTATGGATAGTGCAAAAATCTATTCAGATGAGCCTTGGCAAGTTGCAAAAAGATTTGAAGAATTAGGAAGTAAGTGGGTTCACGTTGTTGATTTAAATGGTGCATTTGCAGGAGAACCAGCAAACCTAGAACAAATCAAAAAAATCAAAGAAAACTGTAATCTAAAAATCGAAGTTGGTGGTGGTATCAGAGATGAAGAAACAATCAAAATGTATGTTGAACTTGGAATTGATAGACTTATTTTAGGTTCAATTGCTGTAAAAGATCCACAGTTTGTAAAAGATATGGCAGCAAAATATCCAATCGCTGTTGGAATTGATGCTATGAATGGAATGGTTGCAGTTGAAGGTTGGGCAGAAGTATCAACTATGAAAGCAACTGATTTAGCCAAAGAGTTTGCAAATGCAGGTGTTGAAGCAATTATTTGTACTGATATCTCTAAAGATGGAATGCTTTGTGGTGTAAATGTAGAGTTTACTGAATCAATTGCACTTGCATCTGGTGTTGATACTATTGCTTCTGGTGGAGTAAAAGATATCAATGATATCACAAACTGTAAAGCAAATGGGAATATCGCAGGTGTAATCGTAGGAAAAGCATTCTATGAAGGTACACTTGACTTAGAAGAAGGATTTAAAGCCTTATAA
- the hisH gene encoding imidazole glycerol phosphate synthase subunit HisH — protein sequence MVGIIDYNMGNLASVYNACHLIDAKASFVKDPNELKNFDRIILPGVGAFGDAMEHLNQTGMKEAIYEFAKSGKPMIGICLGMQLLFESSEEFGAHEGLGLVDGKVVKFDKSKMHEDTKVPHMGWNVIKTSNEHTLFEGLTNPYLYFVHSYHAVTDSKNVIGTTEYGYDFVSAVHKENIYGFQPHPEKSHDNGLKILKNFMNIK from the coding sequence TTGGTTGGAATCATTGACTACAATATGGGAAATCTTGCTTCAGTTTACAATGCATGTCATTTAATTGATGCTAAAGCTTCTTTTGTAAAAGACCCTAATGAATTAAAAAACTTTGATAGAATCATTTTACCAGGAGTTGGTGCTTTTGGTGATGCAATGGAACATCTTAATCAAACTGGAATGAAAGAAGCAATTTACGAATTTGCTAAAAGTGGAAAACCAATGATTGGTATTTGCCTTGGTATGCAACTTCTTTTTGAAAGCTCAGAAGAGTTTGGAGCACATGAAGGTTTAGGTTTAGTAGATGGAAAAGTTGTTAAATTTGATAAATCAAAAATGCACGAAGATACAAAAGTTCCTCATATGGGTTGGAATGTAATTAAAACTTCAAATGAGCACACACTATTTGAAGGATTAACAAATCCATATCTATATTTTGTACACTCATACCATGCAGTTACGGATTCTAAAAATGTAATTGGAACTACAGAGTATGGATATGATTTTGTAAGTGCTGTACATAAAGAGAACATCTATGGTTTTCAACCACATCCAGAAAAATCACACGATAATGGATTAAAAATACTTAAAAATTTTATGAATATTAAATAA
- a CDS encoding ComF family protein — protein MKCLSCETFSLNIICKTCQEKLLTPSFHKRELADGFYNYSFYSFTEIEEFLTSKYYFHGDRVFNTLGKLSFKKFAQNFEFKQLVYSIGIDEHTRHEFSQTAILSKHLKSKYIKPLYGKCKATNIVKYAGKDLEFRKKNKRKFDIKVSNKSIILVDDLITTGTTILEAKKACEEKNNQVLFCLTLADAKI, from the coding sequence ATGAAATGTTTATCTTGTGAAACCTTTAGTCTAAATATTATATGTAAAACTTGTCAAGAGAAGCTATTAACGCCCTCTTTTCATAAAAGAGAACTAGCAGATGGTTTTTATAACTATTCCTTTTACTCTTTTACAGAAATTGAAGAGTTTTTAACTTCAAAATACTATTTTCATGGAGATAGAGTATTTAATACTTTAGGAAAACTATCATTTAAAAAATTTGCACAAAATTTTGAATTTAAGCAATTGGTTTACTCTATAGGAATAGATGAACATACTAGACATGAGTTCTCCCAAACTGCTATTTTATCAAAACATCTAAAATCAAAATACATAAAACCTCTTTATGGAAAATGTAAAGCTACAAATATAGTCAAATACGCAGGAAAAGATTTAGAGTTTAGAAAAAAGAACAAAAGAAAATTTGATATTAAAGTGTCAAATAAGAGTATTATTTTGGTGGATGATTTAATAACAACTGGAACAACTATCCTTGAAGCTAAAAAAGCTTGTGAAGAAAAAAATAACCAAGTTCTCTTCTGCTTAACCCTAGCTGATGCAAAAATTTAG
- a CDS encoding helix-turn-helix transcriptional regulator encodes MSNECCDHSNEVKKVKETLINEETLYDVAELFKAFADTTRIKIISVLKEEELCVGAISELINVSQSAVSHQLRVLKNSKIVKPRREGKQMYYSLDDEHIKKIYDMGLEHIIKG; translated from the coding sequence ATGAGTAATGAGTGTTGTGACCATTCAAATGAAGTAAAAAAAGTAAAAGAAACATTGATTAATGAAGAGACTTTATACGATGTTGCAGAGCTTTTTAAAGCTTTTGCAGATACAACAAGAATAAAAATTATCTCAGTATTAAAAGAAGAAGAGTTATGTGTTGGAGCTATAAGTGAACTTATAAATGTAAGTCAGTCTGCTGTTTCTCACCAATTAAGAGTATTAAAAAATTCAAAAATTGTTAAACCAAGACGTGAGGGAAAGCAAATGTATTATTCACTTGATGATGAGCACATTAAAAAAATCTATGATATGGGATTAGAACATATCATAAAAGGCTAA
- a CDS encoding heavy metal translocating P-type ATPase: MQKVKLQNLDCANCAGKIEKRLNELEELSNVRLNFSTSTLSFEQNTEDNLLDKIEKEIQNIEREVFIVKDGTKGQRTFWQLLDKKLLAITVVSIVLTYISYNYIQNDVLQLAVYLIAYFLVGWDVLYKAGKNLLGGKLFDEHFLMSIATIGAFGLGEYVEGIAVMIFYQVGEMFQGVAVNNSRNSINALIDIKPEFANVKEAEKVVQKSPDEVKIGDTILVKVGEKVPVDGVLLDSSCSFDTSAITGEFKPKTIKQDDEVLSGFINLSNATYVKVQSLYKDSTVAKIIEMIEGASSKKAKAEKFITKFASRYTPIVVILAVMLALIPPMIIEGALYSDWIERALVFLVISCPCALVVSIPLSFFSAIGAVSKRGVLVKGANYIEKLTEIENIIFDKTGTLTHGVFEVTKVKAFGMDENELLKVATYAESFSTHPIAKSIVSSYGKEIDSKAIALHEELSGLGIKAQIDSKEVLVGNDRLLEKFGVKVDENIEEELNVVFISINSQFAGYIVVSDIIKVEAKEVISELKNLGIEKTYMLTGDKKEVALNVANSLGIDEVKYELLPQDKLSNFEIIKKDTNKVTAFVGDGINDAPTLANSDVGFAMGGVGSDIAVKSADVVILNDNIKSISDAIKIAKKTKVIVYQNIVFIMAIKVAFLVLGAGAMISMKEAIFADVGVALLAIFNSMRILRTIKDKPKESVCEDNSCSDNSCSTEIKSEKKKEETTSCCSGNSCCS, translated from the coding sequence ATGCAAAAAGTTAAATTACAAAATTTAGATTGTGCAAATTGTGCAGGAAAAATAGAAAAAAGATTAAACGAATTAGAAGAATTATCAAATGTAAGACTAAACTTCTCAACATCAACATTAAGTTTTGAACAAAATACAGAAGATAATTTATTAGACAAGATTGAAAAAGAGATTCAAAATATTGAAAGAGAAGTATTTATTGTAAAAGATGGAACTAAAGGTCAAAGAACTTTTTGGCAATTACTTGACAAAAAACTTTTAGCTATAACAGTTGTTTCGATTGTATTAACATATATTTCATATAACTATATTCAAAATGATGTTTTACAATTAGCTGTTTATCTAATAGCATACTTTTTAGTTGGATGGGATGTTTTATATAAGGCAGGAAAAAATCTACTAGGTGGAAAACTATTTGATGAACACTTTTTAATGTCCATTGCAACTATTGGTGCATTTGGGCTAGGAGAGTATGTTGAAGGTATTGCTGTAATGATTTTCTACCAAGTAGGTGAGATGTTCCAAGGTGTTGCAGTTAATAATTCAAGAAATAGTATTAATGCTCTAATAGATATAAAGCCAGAGTTTGCAAATGTTAAAGAGGCTGAAAAAGTAGTTCAAAAATCTCCTGATGAAGTTAAAATAGGTGATACTATATTAGTAAAAGTAGGGGAAAAAGTTCCAGTTGATGGAGTACTTTTAGATAGCTCTTGCTCTTTTGATACAAGCGCTATTACAGGAGAGTTTAAACCTAAAACTATAAAACAAGATGATGAAGTACTAAGTGGTTTTATCAATCTTTCAAACGCTACTTATGTAAAGGTGCAATCTTTATATAAAGACTCTACTGTTGCAAAGATCATTGAGATGATTGAAGGAGCAAGTTCTAAAAAAGCAAAAGCAGAAAAGTTTATTACAAAATTTGCTTCAAGATATACTCCTATTGTAGTAATACTTGCTGTGATGTTAGCCCTAATTCCTCCTATGATTATAGAAGGGGCTTTATACTCTGATTGGATTGAAAGAGCATTGGTATTTTTAGTTATATCTTGTCCTTGTGCTTTAGTTGTATCTATTCCTCTGTCATTTTTCTCTGCAATTGGAGCAGTATCAAAAAGAGGTGTTTTAGTTAAAGGTGCAAACTATATAGAGAAACTAACAGAGATAGAAAATATTATCTTTGATAAAACAGGAACACTTACTCATGGTGTATTTGAAGTAACAAAAGTAAAAGCCTTTGGTATGGATGAAAATGAGCTTTTAAAAGTTGCTACATATGCTGAGAGTTTTTCAACTCATCCAATTGCAAAATCAATAGTCTCTTCATATGGCAAAGAGATTGATTCAAAAGCAATAGCTTTACATGAAGAGTTAAGTGGTTTAGGAATAAAAGCACAAATAGACTCAAAAGAGGTTTTAGTAGGAAATGATAGGTTACTAGAAAAGTTTGGAGTAAAAGTAGATGAAAATATTGAAGAAGAATTAAATGTAGTATTTATTTCTATTAACTCACAATTTGCAGGATATATTGTAGTAAGTGATATTATAAAAGTAGAAGCAAAAGAAGTAATATCTGAACTTAAAAACTTAGGTATTGAAAAAACATATATGCTTACAGGAGATAAAAAAGAGGTTGCTTTAAATGTAGCAAACTCTTTAGGAATTGATGAAGTTAAATATGAACTTCTACCACAAGATAAGTTATCAAATTTTGAAATTATAAAAAAAGATACAAATAAGGTCACTGCTTTTGTGGGAGATGGTATCAATGATGCTCCAACACTTGCTAACTCTGATGTAGGTTTTGCTATGGGTGGAGTTGGTAGTGATATTGCTGTTAAATCTGCTGATGTTGTAATTTTAAATGATAATATCAAATCAATAAGTGATGCAATTAAGATTGCGAAGAAAACAAAGGTAATTGTATATCAAAATATTGTATTTATCATGGCTATTAAAGTTGCATTTTTAGTTCTTGGAGCTGGAGCTATGATTAGTATGAAAGAGGCAATTTTTGCTGATGTTGGAGTTGCATTATTAGCAATTTTCAATTCAATGAGAATACTTAGAACTATAAAAGATAAACCAAAAGAATCAGTGTGTGAAGATAACTCTTGTAGTGATAATAGTTGTTCTACTGAAATAAAGAGTGAGAAGAAGAAAGAAGAGACTACAAGTTGTTGTAGTGGAAATTCTTGTTGTTCTTAG
- the lepA gene encoding translation elongation factor 4, with protein MQKNIRNFSIIAHIDHGKSTLADRIIQECGAVTDRELSSQMMDTMDIEQERGITIKAQSVRLKYIKDGEEYVLNLIDTPGHVDFSYEVSRSLASSEGALLIVDSTQGVEAQTIANVYIALDNDLELLPVVNKIDLPSADPMRVLEETEEAIGLDCTEHNLISAKTGVGVKDLIDSIVDRVPAPQGDEDAPTKALIYDSWFDNYLGALALVRVYEGSIQKGQVLKMMNTKVEHPVLDLMYPHPLKREKTKEIKTGEIGIVVLGLKTLDGIAVGDTMTDAKNPTAEAIDGFEPAKPFVFAGLYPIETDKFEDLREALTKLQLNDSSISFEPESSAALGSGFRAGFLGMLHMEVIKERLEREFGLDLIATAPTVVYEVLKNDGERIEIQNPSELPEPNNIDTIFEPYVKATILVPDEFLGNVIKLLNDKRGIQNKMDYLGKRVLLEYDIPMNEIVMDFYDKLKSTTKGYASFDYEPVGFRPGVLQKLDIKVAGEVVDALSIIVPENKALSKGREFIKALKELIPRQLFEVAVQASIGSNIIARETVKSTGKNVTAKCYGGDITRKRKLLEKQKAGKKRMKAIGKVNVPQEAFMAVLKI; from the coding sequence TTGCAAAAAAATATTAGAAACTTTAGTATTATTGCCCATATTGACCATGGAAAATCTACATTAGCTGATAGAATTATTCAAGAGTGTGGAGCTGTTACAGATAGAGAATTATCTTCACAGATGATGGATACTATGGATATTGAGCAAGAGCGTGGTATTACTATTAAGGCTCAAAGTGTAAGATTAAAATATATCAAAGATGGCGAAGAGTATGTCTTAAATCTTATTGACACTCCGGGTCACGTTGACTTTTCATATGAAGTAAGTAGATCTTTAGCTTCATCAGAAGGTGCATTACTTATTGTTGACTCTACACAAGGTGTTGAAGCTCAAACTATTGCTAACGTATATATTGCTTTAGATAATGACTTAGAGCTTTTACCAGTTGTAAATAAAATCGATTTACCAAGTGCTGACCCAATGAGAGTTTTAGAAGAAACAGAAGAGGCTATTGGTCTTGATTGTACAGAACATAACCTAATCTCTGCAAAAACTGGTGTTGGAGTAAAAGATTTAATTGACTCAATTGTTGATAGAGTACCTGCTCCACAAGGAGATGAAGATGCTCCAACAAAAGCACTTATTTATGATTCATGGTTTGATAACTACCTTGGAGCGTTAGCACTTGTAAGAGTTTATGAAGGAAGTATTCAAAAAGGTCAAGTTCTTAAAATGATGAATACAAAAGTTGAACACCCTGTTTTAGACTTAATGTATCCTCATCCACTAAAAAGAGAAAAGACAAAAGAGATTAAAACTGGTGAAATTGGTATTGTAGTTCTTGGTCTTAAAACTCTTGATGGAATTGCAGTTGGTGATACAATGACTGATGCAAAAAATCCAACAGCTGAGGCTATTGATGGATTTGAACCTGCAAAACCATTTGTATTTGCAGGACTTTACCCAATCGAAACAGATAAGTTTGAAGACTTAAGAGAAGCCTTAACTAAGCTTCAGCTAAATGACTCTTCTATCTCTTTTGAACCGGAATCTTCAGCTGCACTTGGAAGTGGATTTAGAGCTGGTTTCTTAGGTATGCTTCATATGGAAGTTATCAAAGAAAGACTAGAAAGAGAGTTTGGATTAGACTTAATTGCAACTGCACCAACAGTTGTATATGAAGTACTTAAAAATGATGGAGAAAGAATTGAAATTCAAAATCCATCTGAACTTCCTGAACCAAATAATATTGATACTATTTTTGAACCATACGTAAAGGCTACAATTTTAGTTCCTGATGAGTTCTTAGGAAATGTTATTAAACTTCTAAATGACAAAAGAGGTATCCAAAATAAAATGGACTATCTTGGAAAAAGAGTTTTACTAGAGTATGATATTCCTATGAATGAAATTGTAATGGATTTTTATGATAAATTAAAATCTACTACAAAAGGTTATGCTTCATTTGATTATGAACCAGTTGGATTTAGACCAGGTGTTTTACAAAAACTTGATATTAAAGTTGCGGGTGAAGTTGTTGATGCACTATCAATTATTGTACCTGAAAACAAAGCATTATCAAAAGGTAGAGAGTTTATTAAAGCACTTAAAGAATTAATTCCTAGACAACTATTTGAAGTAGCTGTACAAGCTTCTATTGGTTCAAATATTATTGCAAGAGAAACTGTTAAGTCTACAGGTAAAAATGTTACTGCTAAATGTTATGGTGGTGATATTACAAGAAAAAGAAAGCTTTTAGAGAAACAAAAAGCTGGTAAGAAAAGAATGAAAGCTATTGGTAAAGTGAATGTACCGCAAGAGGCTTTCATGGCAGTTCTTAAAATCTAA
- a CDS encoding OmpA family protein, with protein sequence MKKIILSAALCASLAFAANSDYKYEITPMIGGNVAEGNLNLDDDHYAIGGLSFGVNFDDTVYDQIEVGILTSLEEVDYDGIDRDTDITRLFTNFVKNYELTDNTSLYGLVGFGLEHFENEELGNKTALFGNYGIGLRYEFSNDMALKTDIRHLINTNDRDNNLVYTVGLAIPFGEKAAPAPKEEPQVQPKPSIAKLADTDGDGVPDIKDKCPDTPKSDIVDQNGCSLKVNLNINFDFDSARINNEYDSKITKFADFMKKFPSVKGKIEAHTDSVGTEKYNQDLSERRAAAAVKALEEKGIDKSRLNSTGYGESKPKATNETREGRAENRRVEGSIYR encoded by the coding sequence ATGAAAAAGATTATATTATCTGCAGCCTTATGTGCATCACTTGCTTTCGCGGCAAACAGTGATTACAAATATGAGATTACACCAATGATTGGTGGAAATGTTGCTGAAGGAAATCTAAACTTAGATGACGATCATTATGCAATCGGTGGTTTAAGTTTTGGTGTAAACTTTGATGATACTGTTTATGACCAAATCGAAGTAGGTATTTTAACTTCATTAGAAGAAGTTGATTATGATGGTATTGATAGAGATACTGATATTACAAGACTATTTACAAACTTTGTAAAAAACTATGAACTAACAGATAATACATCTTTATATGGATTAGTTGGTTTTGGTTTAGAGCATTTTGAAAATGAAGAGCTTGGAAACAAGACTGCTTTATTTGGAAACTATGGTATTGGTTTAAGATATGAATTCTCTAATGATATGGCATTAAAAACTGACATTAGACACTTAATTAATACTAACGATAGAGATAACAACTTAGTATATACTGTTGGTTTAGCAATTCCATTTGGTGAAAAAGCAGCTCCAGCTCCAAAAGAAGAGCCACAAGTTCAACCAAAACCTTCAATTGCAAAATTAGCAGATACTGATGGTGATGGTGTTCCTGATATTAAAGATAAATGTCCAGATACTCCAAAAAGTGATATCGTTGACCAAAATGGATGTTCTTTAAAAGTAAACCTAAACATCAACTTTGATTTTGATAGTGCAAGAATTAACAATGAGTACGATTCAAAAATCACAAAATTTGCTGACTTCATGAAAAAATTCCCTTCTGTAAAAGGAAAAATTGAAGCACATACAGATTCAGTAGGTACTGAAAAATATAACCAAGACCTATCTGAAAGAAGAGCTGCAGCTGCAGTTAAAGCTTTAGAGGAAAAAGGTATTGATAAATCAAGACTTAACTCAACAGGATATGGTGAGTCTAAACCTAAAGCAACAAATGAAACAAGAGAAGGTAGAGCTGAAAACAGAAGAGTTGAAGGTTCTATTTACAGATAA
- a CDS encoding ribose-phosphate pyrophosphokinase: MSKYKLFSGTANPEFAKKVGKYLNVEVGEASINKFSDGEISVQIKESVRGQDVFIVQPTCAPTNDHLMELLIMIDALKRSSAASISAVIPYYGYARQDRKAAPRVPISAKLVADMLEAAGIDRMITIDLHAAQIQGFFNIPVDNLYGSVLFVSHLRSKNLKNPIIASPDIGGVARARSYADKLGYDLVIVDKKREKANVAEVMNIIGDVEGKDVILVDDMVDTAGTLVKAAEVLKKKGATSVMACCTHGVLSGPAFDRINNGTLDELIISDTIPMHGESDKITVLSAAKIMGETIRRITHNESVNSIFID, translated from the coding sequence ATGTCAAAATATAAGCTTTTTAGTGGTACTGCGAACCCTGAATTTGCTAAAAAAGTTGGGAAATACCTAAACGTTGAAGTTGGAGAAGCTTCTATAAACAAATTCAGTGATGGTGAAATCTCTGTGCAAATTAAAGAGAGTGTAAGAGGACAAGACGTATTTATCGTTCAACCTACATGTGCTCCAACAAATGACCACTTAATGGAACTTTTAATTATGATTGATGCACTTAAAAGATCAAGTGCTGCGTCTATTTCTGCTGTTATTCCATATTATGGATATGCTAGACAAGATAGAAAAGCTGCTCCTAGAGTTCCAATTTCTGCAAAGTTAGTTGCTGATATGTTAGAAGCTGCTGGAATTGATAGAATGATTACTATTGATTTACATGCTGCACAAATTCAAGGGTTCTTCAATATTCCAGTTGATAACTTATATGGTTCTGTTTTATTTGTTAGCCACTTAAGAAGCAAAAATCTTAAAAACCCAATTATTGCAAGTCCAGATATTGGTGGAGTTGCAAGAGCAAGATCATATGCTGATAAATTAGGATATGACTTAGTAATTGTTGATAAAAAAAGAGAAAAAGCAAATGTTGCTGAAGTAATGAATATCATTGGTGATGTAGAAGGTAAAGATGTTATCTTAGTAGATGATATGGTTGATACTGCTGGTACTTTAGTAAAAGCTGCTGAAGTATTAAAGAAAAAAGGTGCAACTTCAGTTATGGCTTGTTGTACGCATGGTGTACTTTCAGGACCTGCATTTGATAGAATTAACAATGGAACATTAGATGAGTTAATTATCTCTGATACAATTCCAATGCATGGAGAGAGTGATAAAATCACTGTTTTAAGTGCTGCTAAAATTATGGGTGAGACTATTAGAAGAATTACACATAACGAATCAGTTAACTCAATTTTTATTGACTAG
- a CDS encoding Opr family porin, translating to MKKISILTCALLLGTSTLFAADTIDEAFKSGTVSGDITVHTVKYDNEGVADSGFTAGTVGLAYETGTFNGLSAKMAFRANHEFSEVEEDDYEGSFAHDALMTEAYLKYANESFSLTAGRQAIDLEWLGDYNEAVVAAITVVPDTTIVLGYTDRQAASDEDESSDFTELTEDGAYVLDVKYNGIESLEINPYAYTAPDAVDFYGLKTSFSTDMFSAVAHYAGSSVDSAMKDATTDDGNILNLEVGASIEDFSAALGYIKTDKDYGVGLMDTYGDNINLMDSGNQIYAADAKTIYASLGYEIAGVGLGALYSDTEYGADEFDEKELNITVSYSFTDSLSVGLLYADIDADSDDADSNDSTYGSLTLSYTF from the coding sequence ATGAAAAAGATTAGCATTTTAACTTGTGCATTATTATTAGGAACATCAACACTGTTCGCGGCAGATACAATTGATGAGGCATTTAAAAGTGGAACAGTAAGTGGAGATATTACTGTGCATACAGTTAAGTATGATAATGAAGGTGTTGCAGATTCTGGATTTACAGCTGGTACAGTTGGTTTAGCTTATGAAACTGGAACATTTAATGGATTAAGTGCAAAAATGGCTTTTAGAGCAAACCATGAATTTTCAGAGGTGGAAGAGGATGATTATGAGGGTTCATTTGCCCACGATGCTCTTATGACTGAAGCATACTTAAAGTATGCAAATGAGTCTTTCTCTCTTACTGCTGGTAGACAAGCAATTGATTTAGAGTGGTTAGGAGATTATAATGAAGCAGTTGTTGCAGCTATTACAGTAGTACCAGATACAACAATAGTTTTAGGATATACAGATAGACAAGCAGCATCTGATGAAGATGAAAGTAGTGATTTCACAGAATTAACAGAAGATGGTGCATATGTACTAGATGTAAAATATAATGGTATTGAGTCTTTAGAAATCAATCCTTATGCATACACTGCGCCAGATGCTGTTGATTTTTATGGATTAAAGACTTCATTCTCAACTGATATGTTCTCAGCCGTAGCTCATTACGCTGGAAGTAGTGTTGATTCTGCGATGAAAGATGCAACAACTGATGATGGTAATATCTTAAATCTTGAAGTAGGGGCTTCAATTGAAGACTTCTCAGCGGCACTTGGATATATCAAAACTGATAAAGATTATGGAGTTGGTTTAATGGATACATATGGTGATAACATTAACCTAATGGATTCAGGTAACCAAATTTATGCAGCAGATGCAAAAACTATTTATGCTTCATTAGGATATGAAATTGCAGGTGTTGGATTAGGGGCATTATATTCTGATACAGAGTATGGAGCAGATGAGTTTGATGAAAAAGAGTTAAATATTACTGTTTCTTACTCTTTTACTGATTCATTAAGTGTTGGATTATTATATGCTGATATTGATGCAGACAGTGATGATGCAGACTCTAATGACAGTACTTATGGAAGTTTAACACTATCATATACATTTTAA